One Obesumbacterium proteus DNA window includes the following coding sequences:
- the cheZ gene encoding protein phosphatase CheZ — protein sequence MDDKSSNPGAQNFQEIFSRIGHLTRLLRDSMTNLGLDQIIMDAAEAIPDARDRLSYVVGKTSQAAECALTCVEVARPLQDSLSKQSTELTQRWDEWFENPIELPMAKELVENTRSFLRETPNMAAKTNEQLMEIMMAQDFQDLTGQVIQRMMHLIENIEKELFHVLIDNMPEKQAQAVEATKAPQLKNGPQIDQEGAGVVATQGQVDDLLESLGF from the coding sequence ATGGACGATAAAAGTAGCAATCCCGGAGCACAGAATTTTCAGGAAATCTTCTCCCGCATTGGGCATCTGACCCGTTTGCTGCGCGACAGCATGACAAATCTGGGCCTCGACCAGATCATCATGGATGCCGCCGAAGCCATTCCCGATGCCCGTGACCGCCTCTCTTACGTGGTGGGGAAAACCTCGCAGGCGGCCGAGTGTGCCTTAACCTGCGTGGAAGTCGCCCGCCCGCTTCAGGATTCACTGAGCAAACAGTCCACCGAACTGACTCAACGCTGGGATGAGTGGTTTGAAAACCCAATCGAACTGCCGATGGCAAAGGAACTGGTGGAAAACACCCGTAGCTTCCTGCGAGAGACGCCCAATATGGCGGCAAAAACCAACGAGCAGCTCATGGAAATCATGATGGCACAGGATTTCCAAGATCTGACCGGACAGGTTATCCAGCGCATGATGCACCTTATCGAGAACATCGAGAAAGAGCTGTTCCATGTCCTGATCGACAACATGCCAGAGAAACAAGCTCAGGCAGTGGAAGCGACAAAAGCGCCGCAGTTAAAGAATGGTCCGCAAATTGATCAGGAAGGCGCTGGTGTTGTCGCCACACAAGGTCAGGTTGACGATCTTCTTGAAAGCCTAGGCTTTTAA
- the fliE gene encoding flagellar hook-basal body complex protein FliE yields MSIQSMGGILEQIQFQAQQISATGNSNPLKPAQSNSDSVLFSSLLFDSINNINDVRSTARTQAQDYIKGTSDIGLNDVMVSMQKSSIALNLGIQVRNKMVSAYQEIMNMAV; encoded by the coding sequence ATGTCTATTCAATCAATGGGTGGCATTCTGGAACAGATTCAGTTTCAGGCGCAACAGATTTCCGCCACCGGCAATAGCAACCCACTAAAACCCGCACAAAGTAATAGCGATTCAGTTTTATTCTCCTCACTATTATTTGACAGCATCAATAATATTAATGATGTTCGCAGTACAGCCAGAACGCAGGCTCAGGATTATATTAAGGGCACATCAGATATCGGCCTGAACGATGTTATGGTTTCGATGCAAAAGTCATCTATTGCGCTCAATCTGGGCATCCAGGTACGTAATAAAATGGTCAGTGCTTACCAAGAAATCATGAACATGGCGGTATAA
- the fliG gene encoding flagellar motor switch protein FliG: MNASEKSAVVMLTLGDERAAEVFKHLSTREVTQISTAMISMSGFTYEQLSSVLGEFQNDFSEVAALNLNTNEYLRSVLVKAMGEERAASLLEDLLDVEDGNSGIEALNFMDAQAVFDLIREEHPQIIATILVHLKRNQAADVLAKFDERERNDIMLRIATFGGVQPAALHELTEVLNNLLHGQNLKRSKMGGVRPAAEILNLMKSQQEDAAIEAVREFDNELAQKIIDEMFLFENLIEMEDRSIQRILQEIDNEMLIVALKGSDQPLRDKFFRNMSRRQADIMLEDLNSRGPVRMSQVEGEQKNILLIVRRLAESGEIVLGGGEDIYV, encoded by the coding sequence ATGAATGCCTCAGAGAAAAGCGCCGTCGTCATGTTGACGTTGGGTGACGAACGGGCAGCGGAGGTGTTTAAACACCTCTCTACCCGCGAAGTGACCCAAATCAGTACCGCGATGATCAGCATGAGTGGCTTTACCTATGAGCAGCTTTCCAGCGTGCTGGGTGAGTTTCAAAACGACTTCAGCGAAGTGGCTGCACTCAACCTTAATACCAACGAATACCTGCGCAGCGTGCTGGTTAAAGCGATGGGCGAAGAGCGTGCGGCGAGCCTACTTGAAGACTTGCTGGATGTGGAAGATGGGAACAGCGGTATTGAAGCGCTCAACTTTATGGATGCGCAGGCCGTTTTCGACCTTATCCGCGAAGAGCACCCGCAGATTATTGCCACTATCTTGGTGCATCTGAAGCGCAATCAGGCTGCCGATGTACTGGCGAAATTCGACGAACGCGAGCGCAACGACATTATGCTGCGTATCGCCACCTTTGGTGGTGTACAGCCAGCAGCACTTCATGAACTGACGGAAGTGCTGAACAATCTGCTTCACGGCCAAAACCTCAAACGCAGCAAAATGGGTGGTGTTCGTCCTGCGGCTGAAATTCTCAACCTGATGAAATCGCAGCAGGAAGATGCTGCCATTGAAGCGGTACGTGAATTTGACAACGAGCTGGCACAGAAAATTATTGATGAAATGTTCCTGTTCGAAAACCTCATCGAAATGGAAGACCGCAGCATTCAGCGTATCTTGCAAGAAATTGATAACGAGATGCTGATCGTCGCCCTGAAAGGTTCGGATCAGCCGCTACGCGACAAGTTCTTCCGCAATATGTCGAGACGTCAGGCGGATATCATGCTGGAAGACCTCAACTCCCGTGGCCCGGTACGTATGTCTCAGGTCGAAGGCGAACAGAAAAACATCCTGTTGATTGTTCGTCGTTTAGCGGAAAGCGGCGAGATTGTGTTGGGTGGCGGGGAAGATATCTATGTCTGA
- a CDS encoding EAL domain-containing protein: protein MLQPYLWAMNKINVTAKSMVDVMNKPVKKHRLKNFTAMKICPHIQPIMCSATQRLIGAEVLLRFNDGSGNYFPPNSRIEELETAPLTNLFTVKLIEEIHTFFLPLRSKLPEGFFFTFNLCAKQITQPALRHAIYTFSDSFNMLLEISESSFEAMEDNTLDIIQDMMNEGIQFAIDEFGTSSSSLKYLENMEFCLLKLNRDLTLVHQGELVYKKTLDGLSGLAFMLDMQLAAEGVQSENQAQLLLERGVHMLQGRHYSPPLTMKYFMQTMYPEEYGNGNAGDKSGQIL from the coding sequence ATGCTGCAACCTTACCTCTGGGCCATGAATAAAATCAACGTTACCGCCAAAAGCATGGTTGACGTTATGAATAAGCCGGTTAAAAAACATCGTCTAAAGAATTTTACGGCGATGAAGATCTGCCCCCATATTCAACCCATTATGTGTTCCGCCACTCAGCGTCTGATTGGGGCGGAAGTTTTACTGCGCTTTAATGACGGAAGCGGAAATTATTTTCCGCCTAACTCCAGAATAGAAGAATTAGAAACCGCCCCGCTGACGAACCTCTTCACCGTAAAATTAATTGAAGAAATTCACACGTTTTTCCTGCCATTGCGTAGCAAACTCCCAGAAGGTTTTTTCTTTACCTTTAATCTCTGTGCGAAACAGATTACCCAGCCCGCATTGAGACATGCCATCTACACGTTTTCGGACAGCTTTAATATGCTGCTGGAAATCAGTGAAAGCTCGTTTGAGGCCATGGAAGATAACACTCTGGATATTATTCAAGACATGATGAATGAAGGTATTCAGTTTGCTATCGATGAGTTTGGCACCAGCAGTTCCAGCCTGAAGTACTTAGAAAATATGGAGTTCTGCCTGCTTAAACTCAACCGCGATTTAACGCTGGTTCATCAGGGCGAGCTGGTCTATAAAAAAACCCTTGATGGTTTGTCTGGCCTGGCATTCATGCTGGATATGCAGCTGGCAGCCGAAGGCGTGCAGAGTGAAAACCAAGCACAGTTACTGCTGGAGCGTGGAGTTCATATGTTGCAGGGCCGCCACTATTCACCACCGCTGACGATGAAATATTTTATGCAAACTATGTATCCTGAGGAATATGGTAACGGTAACGCGGGAGATAAAAGCGGGCAGATTTTATGA
- a CDS encoding flagellar protein FliT: MSDTITNQYEVIYQMSLTMLKMARESEWEGFVELAEKYIITLQQTLSDHPEVLQESAEGRIGYIIKALVDNEAEISRNLKGRLDVLQSDITSLNRGRKCNQAYASSFTTTLQ; this comes from the coding sequence ATGTCTGATACCATTACCAATCAGTATGAAGTTATTTATCAGATGAGTCTGACTATGCTGAAAATGGCCAGAGAAAGTGAGTGGGAGGGTTTTGTTGAGCTGGCAGAGAAATATATTATTACGTTGCAACAAACGCTGAGCGATCACCCTGAAGTATTACAAGAAAGTGCGGAAGGGAGAATTGGTTATATCATTAAAGCGCTGGTTGATAATGAAGCGGAAATAAGCCGAAATTTAAAAGGCCGCCTAGATGTACTCCAGTCGGATATTACGTCGTTGAATCGCGGTAGAAAATGTAATCAGGCTTACGCGTCAAGTTTTACCACCACCCTTCAGTAG
- a CDS encoding FliC/FljB family flagellin, protein MSQVINTNSLSLVAQNNLNKSQSALGTSIQRLSSGLRINSAKDDAAGQAISNRFTANITGLTQASRNANDGISIAQTTEGALNEVNDNLQNIRRLSVQAQNGTNSDSDRKSIQDEINARLDEINRISEQTEFNGVKVLSKDQTLSIQVGSNDGQTIDISLSQMNSDTLGMATFDISKMATKVSAGQTVTDGTDSHQLVDADIDAMKLAAFKAGGEGEIYTMDDGSYVAIGKNAAGDEVVSTLTPTFPGAGAAPTWAGVDETDAAKISELKTAANPLTAVDDAMAQVDELRSGLGATQNRFDSVISNLNSTVNNLSESRSRILDADFASEVSEMSRANILQSAGISVLAQANQVPQNVLSLLR, encoded by the coding sequence ATGTCACAGGTAATTAATACCAACTCCCTGAGCCTGGTTGCTCAAAATAACCTGAACAAATCTCAGAGCGCCCTGGGTACTTCTATCCAGCGTCTGTCTTCTGGCCTGCGTATTAACAGCGCTAAAGACGATGCAGCGGGTCAGGCTATCAGCAACCGTTTCACTGCGAACATTACCGGTCTGACTCAGGCCTCTCGTAACGCCAACGACGGTATCTCCATCGCGCAGACCACTGAAGGCGCGCTGAATGAAGTGAACGACAACCTGCAGAACATTCGTCGTCTGAGCGTTCAGGCACAGAACGGCACCAACTCCGATTCTGACCGTAAATCCATTCAGGACGAAATCAACGCACGTCTGGACGAGATCAACCGTATCTCCGAACAGACTGAATTCAACGGCGTGAAAGTGCTGAGCAAAGACCAGACCCTGAGCATTCAGGTTGGTTCTAACGATGGCCAGACCATCGATATCAGCCTGAGCCAGATGAACTCTGACACCCTGGGTATGGCTACTTTCGATATCAGCAAAATGGCGACCAAAGTTAGTGCTGGCCAAACTGTTACTGATGGTACTGATTCCCATCAGCTGGTAGATGCTGACATCGATGCGATGAAACTTGCTGCCTTTAAAGCAGGTGGCGAAGGTGAAATCTATACAATGGATGATGGCTCTTACGTCGCGATCGGCAAAAATGCTGCAGGTGATGAAGTCGTCTCCACTCTGACCCCAACCTTCCCAGGTGCCGGTGCAGCACCTACTTGGGCTGGTGTTGATGAAACAGATGCTGCGAAAATCAGTGAGTTAAAAACCGCTGCGAACCCGCTGACTGCTGTTGACGATGCAATGGCACAGGTTGATGAACTGCGTTCCGGTCTGGGTGCAACTCAGAACCGTTTCGATTCTGTTATCAGCAACCTGAACAGCACCGTAAACAACCTGTCTGAATCTCGTTCACGTATCCTTGATGCAGACTTCGCTTCCGAAGTATCTGAAATGAGCCGTGCGAACATCTTGCAGTCTGCGGGTATCTCCGTATTGGCTCAGGCTAACCAGGTTCCACAGAACGTACTGTCTCTGCTGCGTTAA
- the fliS gene encoding flagellar export chaperone FliS: MYASRGIQAYAQVDLQSQLAGATPHQLITMLYDGAHNAILRAKIYFETGNVARRGEMISKAINIIDNGLRASLDFEKGKGIAEEMEMLYDYMSRTLLECNLRNNPDALPHVDELLMNLANTWKEIDPQQKQVKNV; the protein is encoded by the coding sequence ATGTACGCGAGTCGAGGCATTCAAGCTTATGCTCAGGTTGACCTACAGAGTCAACTAGCAGGAGCAACACCTCATCAGCTTATTACCATGTTGTACGATGGGGCGCATAATGCAATTTTACGCGCAAAGATTTATTTCGAGACCGGTAATGTTGCCCGGCGTGGAGAGATGATTTCCAAAGCCATCAACATTATTGATAACGGGCTTCGTGCATCGCTCGATTTTGAGAAAGGCAAAGGGATCGCCGAGGAAATGGAGATGCTCTATGACTATATGTCGCGCACTTTATTGGAATGCAATTTACGCAATAATCCAGATGCGCTTCCTCATGTCGATGAGCTATTAATGAATCTGGCTAATACATGGAAAGAAATCGACCCTCAGCAAAAACAGGTGAAAAATGTCTGA
- the cheW gene encoding chemotaxis protein CheW, producing MNYSVSEKQYDEKNIGQEYLVFTLGAEEYGIEILKVQEIRGYERVTRIANTPDFILGVTNLRGVIVPIIDLRVKFDFPTADFNVNTVIIILNLSERVVGIIVDGVSDVTSLTNDQIRPAPDFSVTLSTEYLLGLGTVDDRMLILVDIEKLLNSEEMQLVESMSKTEIA from the coding sequence ATGAACTACTCAGTATCAGAAAAACAATACGACGAGAAAAATATTGGTCAGGAATACTTGGTATTTACTCTCGGCGCTGAAGAATACGGCATTGAAATTCTCAAGGTGCAAGAAATTCGTGGCTATGAACGCGTTACGCGTATTGCCAATACCCCGGACTTTATTCTTGGCGTGACGAATCTGCGCGGCGTGATTGTGCCAATTATCGATTTACGCGTGAAGTTTGATTTCCCGACGGCGGATTTCAACGTTAATACTGTGATTATTATTCTTAATCTTTCCGAACGTGTGGTCGGTATTATTGTGGATGGCGTTTCTGATGTGACGTCACTGACGAACGATCAAATTCGTCCAGCACCTGATTTCTCGGTTACGCTGTCAACGGAATATTTATTAGGTCTGGGGACGGTGGACGATCGTATGCTTATTCTGGTAGACATAGAAAAACTGCTGAATAGCGAAGAGATGCAACTGGTTGAATCTATGTCGAAGACAGAAATCGCCTGA
- a CDS encoding CheR family methyltransferase, which translates to MTSNKLRIQSGISDKELETVSQLIYQRAGIVLSVQKRDMVYNRLSRRLRDQGISTFSEYLNDLKTNPNSNEWQSFINALTTNLTSFFRESYHFPILAEHARQRKAGYKIWCTAASTGEEPISAAITLNETLGKSMSGPRIWATDIDTEVLSKGMAGVYRLSDIDNLSAEQKRNYFMRGTGTQENRVKVRKELLDSIHYEQLNLLSSNWDVPAPFDAIFCRNVMIYFDQKTQEHLLKRFASLLKPGGLLFTGHSEHFGPMNGAFRLLGQSVYVLSQEK; encoded by the coding sequence ATGACAAGCAACAAACTACGCATTCAGTCTGGAATTTCTGATAAAGAACTAGAGACCGTTAGCCAACTTATTTACCAACGTGCAGGAATAGTTCTTTCTGTACAGAAGCGTGACATGGTTTACAACCGCCTGTCGCGCCGTTTGCGTGATCAGGGAATATCGACTTTCAGCGAGTATTTGAACGACCTGAAAACCAACCCGAATAGCAATGAATGGCAATCATTTATTAATGCATTGACCACTAATTTGACCTCCTTTTTTAGAGAGTCATACCATTTCCCTATTTTGGCGGAGCACGCACGCCAGCGTAAAGCGGGTTATAAAATATGGTGTACTGCGGCATCGACCGGAGAAGAGCCCATTTCTGCCGCTATTACGTTGAATGAAACCTTGGGTAAAAGTATGAGTGGCCCACGGATCTGGGCCACGGATATTGACACCGAAGTTCTCTCAAAAGGCATGGCCGGTGTTTATCGCTTATCCGATATAGATAATTTAAGCGCTGAGCAAAAAAGAAATTACTTTATGCGCGGCACAGGCACGCAAGAAAACCGGGTAAAAGTCAGAAAGGAACTGCTCGATTCTATCCATTATGAGCAGCTCAACCTGCTGAGTTCGAACTGGGATGTTCCGGCGCCGTTTGACGCTATTTTTTGTCGCAATGTCATGATCTATTTTGATCAAAAGACTCAGGAACACTTACTGAAGCGCTTCGCTAGCCTTCTCAAACCTGGCGGGCTTTTATTTACTGGTCACTCAGAACATTTTGGCCCTATGAACGGGGCATTCCGCCTGCTTGGCCAGTCGGTATATGTTCTGTCTCAGGAGAAATAA
- the flhA gene encoding flagellar biosynthesis protein FlhA, with protein sequence MSNYAEKLRIPNLKETQWQILAGPVLIMLILAMMVLPLPAFLLDLLFTFNIVLSLMILLVAMFTQKTLEFSAFPTILLFSTLLRLALNIASTRIILMDGHTGASAAGKVVEAFGHFLVGGNFAIGIVVFAILIIINFMVITKGAGRIAEVGARFVLDGMPGKQMAIDADLNAGLIGEDEAKRRRSDVTQESDFYGSMDGASKFVRGDAIAGLLIMAVNVIGGLLIGMLQHDLSFGAAAETYTILTIGDGLVAQIPALIISTAAGVIVTRVSTEQDVGEQMVSQLFNNPRVMVLSAAIIGLLGMIPGMPNFVFLLFTCSLLGIAWWMRGKELEEQGSGGTQSKEGKAAAKAQADATKVSEASWSDVQMEDVLGLEVGYRLISMVDNEQSGELLTRIRGIRKKFAQEMGFLPPAVHIRDNLDLSPTRYRILLKGVEIGSGETMPERWMAINPGCAEGELPGTPCREPAFGLPAIWIDEVMREQAQILGYTVVDPSSVIATHLNHLIATHTDELFGRQETQLLLDRLAKDMPKLVEGLIPDLISLTTFHKVLQNLLAERISIRDMRTIVDTLAEFAAVQTDPDELTAQTRIRLGRAITQQWFPGTDEIQVIGMDLNLERLMIQASQNGSAIEPGIAENIIRQTEKALMQQETLGAPPVLLVNQPLRMMLSRFLRRIYPQLVVLSNLEISNNRTVRMTSMIGGQE encoded by the coding sequence ATGTCCAATTACGCCGAAAAATTGCGTATCCCCAATCTGAAAGAGACGCAGTGGCAAATACTGGCAGGGCCGGTATTGATCATGCTGATTCTGGCCATGATGGTACTGCCATTGCCTGCGTTTCTGCTCGACCTGCTTTTTACGTTTAATATCGTTCTCTCGCTGATGATCTTGCTGGTGGCGATGTTCACCCAAAAGACGCTTGAGTTCTCGGCCTTCCCGACGATCCTGCTGTTTTCAACCCTATTACGTCTGGCGCTTAACATCGCCTCCACGCGTATTATTTTGATGGATGGTCACACCGGAGCAAGCGCCGCCGGTAAAGTGGTTGAGGCATTTGGTCACTTCTTGGTGGGCGGTAACTTCGCGATTGGTATCGTGGTCTTCGCCATTCTTATCATCATCAACTTTATGGTTATCACCAAAGGTGCAGGACGTATCGCCGAAGTTGGTGCACGCTTCGTCCTCGATGGGATGCCAGGTAAACAGATGGCGATCGACGCCGATCTAAATGCCGGTCTGATTGGGGAAGACGAAGCAAAGCGTCGTCGTAGCGATGTAACCCAAGAGTCTGACTTCTACGGTTCAATGGACGGTGCCAGTAAATTCGTGCGCGGCGATGCCATTGCGGGTCTGCTGATCATGGCGGTAAACGTCATCGGCGGCTTGTTGATCGGGATGCTGCAACATGATTTGTCTTTCGGTGCTGCCGCAGAAACCTACACGATTCTGACCATCGGTGATGGTCTGGTCGCTCAGATCCCTGCCCTGATTATTTCAACGGCGGCGGGTGTTATCGTGACCCGTGTCTCCACCGAGCAAGATGTCGGTGAACAGATGGTCAGCCAGCTGTTCAACAACCCACGCGTAATGGTGCTTTCTGCCGCGATTATTGGCCTGCTGGGGATGATCCCCGGAATGCCAAACTTTGTGTTCCTGCTGTTTACCTGTTCGCTGCTGGGGATTGCCTGGTGGATGCGTGGTAAAGAGTTAGAAGAACAGGGCTCGGGCGGCACACAGTCGAAAGAAGGTAAAGCCGCCGCGAAAGCGCAGGCCGATGCGACGAAAGTCAGCGAAGCCTCATGGTCTGATGTGCAGATGGAAGATGTGCTCGGTCTGGAAGTGGGCTATCGACTGATCTCGATGGTGGATAACGAGCAGAGCGGTGAGCTGCTGACCCGTATTCGTGGCATTCGTAAAAAATTCGCTCAGGAGATGGGCTTTTTACCTCCCGCCGTGCATATCCGCGACAACCTTGATCTGTCGCCGACCCGCTACCGTATTCTGCTGAAAGGGGTAGAAATTGGCAGCGGTGAAACCATGCCGGAACGCTGGATGGCAATCAACCCCGGCTGTGCCGAAGGTGAGCTGCCGGGTACGCCGTGTCGCGAACCCGCATTCGGTCTGCCGGCGATCTGGATTGATGAAGTGATGCGTGAACAGGCGCAGATCCTCGGCTATACGGTAGTGGATCCGAGTTCGGTGATCGCCACCCATCTTAATCACCTGATCGCCACCCATACCGATGAGCTGTTTGGTCGTCAGGAAACGCAGCTGCTGCTGGATCGCTTAGCGAAAGATATGCCGAAGCTGGTGGAGGGTCTGATCCCCGACCTTATTTCGCTCACGACTTTCCATAAAGTGCTGCAAAACCTGCTGGCGGAAAGGATCTCCATTCGCGACATGCGCACCATTGTCGATACGCTGGCCGAGTTTGCCGCAGTGCAAACTGATCCGGACGAGTTAACCGCCCAGACGCGTATTCGCCTCGGCCGAGCAATCACCCAGCAGTGGTTCCCTGGCACCGATGAAATTCAGGTGATCGGCATGGATCTCAATTTGGAAAGGTTGATGATTCAGGCAAGTCAGAACGGCAGCGCGATTGAACCCGGCATTGCCGAGAATATTATTCGTCAGACGGAGAAAGCGCTGATGCAGCAGGAAACGCTGGGCGCACCGCCTGTGCTGCTGGTCAATCAGCCGCTGCGGATGATGCTTTCTCGCTTCCTGCGCCGTATTTATCCTCAGCTGGTGGTGTTGTCGAATCTGGAAATCAGCAATAACCGCACCGTGCGTATGACGTCGATGATTGGGGGTCAGGAGTAA
- the fliD gene encoding flagellar filament capping protein FliD — protein MASISSLGIGSGLDTETMLAQIKAGEQTRLSPYTALQTSYKSKVSSWGQISAALSALQKPTKSLTNDAFNTLKVSNNTAFTATATSDARADTHSVTVEKLATAHKIRTDAENSQDTQLGESTSGNSRTVTITQTVKQEDGTDKQVTMEVDLKDDETSLRQIAKAINREGGDVSASVQRTDNGYQLVLSSKTTGKDGEMTVSVSGDTKLDGVLNSNAMTQVSAAEDAKLTVDGSTYTRSSNNISDILDGITLSLTAVSEAGKPAEQLTLTQDTSAIKTTVQDFVKAYNALMTLTTNASKYVPYDASSISDDQTATTNAENGALMGDSTLRGMISEVRSSVNGMYGESDSDYSALADLGIKIDAATGQMTLDEKKLDEAIADNPNDVASMFTGKGEDVPGLANTLNDIITKYVGDTDTKTDGIIKTSTKTLTEQSEQMQKQIDKTQRLIDASVERYRVQFQNLDTTMSKLNSMSSQLSAILTSLG, from the coding sequence ATGGCTAGCATATCATCACTGGGTATCGGTTCGGGGTTAGACACGGAAACGATGTTGGCGCAAATTAAGGCCGGCGAGCAGACGCGTTTATCGCCATATACTGCATTACAGACCAGCTATAAATCAAAAGTATCGTCCTGGGGGCAAATTTCTGCGGCGCTTTCTGCATTACAGAAGCCAACAAAGAGCCTCACGAACGATGCTTTTAACACCTTAAAAGTAAGCAACAATACCGCGTTTACCGCAACCGCTACGTCGGACGCCCGCGCTGATACGCACTCCGTGACGGTGGAAAAACTCGCCACCGCACACAAGATTAGAACGGATGCGGAGAATAGCCAGGACACACAGCTGGGAGAGTCGACCAGCGGTAATTCACGCACCGTAACCATCACGCAAACCGTAAAGCAAGAAGACGGCACGGATAAACAAGTCACCATGGAAGTGGATCTGAAGGATGACGAAACATCCCTAAGGCAGATTGCCAAGGCGATCAACCGTGAAGGTGGTGATGTTTCGGCTTCCGTGCAGCGTACCGATAACGGTTATCAGCTGGTATTAAGCTCGAAAACCACGGGTAAAGACGGGGAAATGACCGTTAGTGTGTCGGGTGATACCAAACTCGATGGTGTGCTGAACAGCAATGCTATGACCCAGGTGTCAGCGGCGGAAGATGCAAAACTGACCGTAGACGGTAGTACTTACACCCGCTCCAGCAATAACATCTCCGATATTCTTGATGGAATTACGCTGTCTCTGACTGCGGTGTCGGAAGCGGGCAAACCGGCTGAGCAGCTAACGCTGACTCAGGACACCAGCGCCATCAAAACCACCGTGCAGGATTTTGTTAAAGCCTATAACGCCTTAATGACCCTGACGACCAACGCCAGCAAGTACGTGCCGTATGATGCGTCCAGTATTAGCGACGATCAAACCGCCACCACCAACGCGGAAAATGGCGCACTGATGGGTGATTCTACCCTGCGTGGCATGATAAGCGAGGTGCGTTCCTCGGTGAACGGTATGTACGGTGAAAGCGACAGCGACTACTCCGCATTAGCCGATCTAGGCATCAAAATTGACGCCGCTACCGGGCAGATGACGCTGGACGAGAAGAAACTGGATGAGGCGATTGCTGATAATCCGAATGATGTCGCGTCGATGTTCACCGGCAAAGGCGAAGATGTGCCAGGCCTTGCAAACACGCTGAACGATATTATCACCAAGTACGTGGGTGATACGGACACGAAAACTGATGGCATCATCAAAACGTCCACCAAAACCCTGACTGAACAGTCCGAGCAGATGCAGAAGCAAATCGATAAAACCCAGCGTTTGATCGATGCTTCCGTTGAACGCTATCGCGTACAGTTCCAGAACCTCGACACCACCATGTCGAAGTTAAATAGCATGAGCTCGCAGCTTTCCGCCATTCTGACTTCGCTGGGTTAA
- the cheY gene encoding chemotaxis response regulator CheY encodes MADKNLRFLVVDDFATMRRIVRNLLKDLGFNKVDEAEDGQNALTLLRESTFDFVITDWNMPHMDGLELLSEIRKDPNLSKLPVLMVTAEAKKENIIAAAQAGASGYVVKPFTAATLEEKLGKIFEKLGW; translated from the coding sequence ATGGCAGACAAGAATTTGCGTTTTTTAGTCGTTGATGACTTCGCTACCATGCGTCGCATCGTGCGTAATCTGTTAAAAGACTTAGGTTTCAATAAAGTAGATGAAGCGGAAGATGGTCAAAATGCACTGACCCTACTGCGTGAGTCGACCTTCGACTTTGTCATTACTGACTGGAACATGCCACACATGGACGGTCTTGAGCTGCTATCTGAGATCCGCAAAGATCCGAACCTGAGCAAATTGCCGGTGTTGATGGTCACTGCCGAAGCGAAGAAAGAAAACATTATTGCCGCCGCTCAGGCTGGTGCTAGCGGATATGTGGTGAAGCCATTTACCGCCGCCACGCTGGAAGAAAAGCTGGGCAAAATATTTGAAAAGCTTGGGTGGTAA
- a CDS encoding flagellar protein FlhE: MKSGVLIAMLLAFPLTAGAISGSWSQTAASGVISVGKQAVPGSRLAPSGSIPASATVTQISWRITLLSPQPPGLQIKLCTATACFALDSLSGQKRFTTAISAQGPFRFVYAVAHRGQVVPPVRVVSNQLTVNYR; this comes from the coding sequence ATGAAGTCTGGCGTTCTAATAGCGATGCTGCTGGCTTTTCCGCTGACGGCAGGTGCAATCAGCGGTTCATGGAGCCAAACGGCGGCAAGCGGCGTGATTAGCGTCGGGAAACAAGCGGTGCCCGGCTCACGGTTAGCGCCGTCCGGCAGCATCCCGGCGTCAGCGACGGTGACGCAAATTTCATGGCGTATCACACTGCTTTCTCCACAGCCGCCGGGGCTGCAAATCAAGTTATGCACTGCCACAGCCTGCTTCGCGCTGGACAGCCTTTCAGGGCAAAAACGGTTCACCACAGCAATTTCCGCACAAGGCCCGTTCCGGTTTGTCTATGCCGTGGCACATCGTGGGCAGGTTGTGCCCCCTGTGCGGGTGGTGAGCAATCAGTTAACGGTGAATTATCGCTAA